The following DNA comes from Magnolia sinica isolate HGM2019 chromosome 18, MsV1, whole genome shotgun sequence.
ttcttttagtttttttcttGGCTATTTTGTTTTGGCATGAAGATGATTTCATTAGTATGGTATTGTCACAGGAGTAAGTGGCCCAGTGAGTTCAATCCTAAGCTGTTGATTCAGTTTGTATTAATTGCGTTTGGAGGGTAaggatttcctttttttttctttttttaaagggtgtgtttggttgccaaatttcatgaaattttgcaGGAAATTGAACTGATTGATCATGAAATAGTACAAAATGTTTGTATTATTATGATTGTTATTAATGTTATTATTGGGAAAATGATATTTACAACCTCATGCATTTTCTTGTATTTGCCAAGGAAGTTGGATTTTATTGTGGATTTCTAAGTTTTAGTATTAGCTTGTGATTCatgatgttatttatttatttatttatttattttttaaattaaatttttttatttaaatatagaGTGACAGCATTCCCAGCACTTATGTTAATGGGAATAAAGGAAACCTCTCCAGCAATTGCTTCTGCTATGCCAAACCTTGCTCCAGGTCTCATCTTTGTCATTGCTTGGTGTctaaggtactctctctctctctctccacaactTGGCCTAAGAACTGGGTTGGCTTGAAATCTATGCCAGAGCCAATGATAAATTGCCCAGCCTGGTCTGTTGGGCAACCATTatacaaaatgaatggactgttTAAAGACCCTTGTACGGAATTCTCATTCACCATACATGTGGAATTTAAAGataatttcaaacctttgatttgAATCTTTTTTTCCCATAGAGACTGACGGGAGGGAGGGGGTTAGGGGAGTAGgcctagcccattgccaccctatcACAGACACCAACATACAAATGGGAAAGTTGGTAGGAAAACAGTACCATCTGATCATGATAGGATGGTGATTGGGTGTGAGGTCTCCTATCTACTAATATTTAAATGGCCTGAGTATAACCCTAGATAGTAGTGGACCTCACAACTGATCAGATGTGAGTTGTCCCACTTACACTTTTCAGGGGTTCCTCACGATTTCCGATACCCAAGAGGTAACTAGTCAAAGATGTCGAGCTGCAATTGGGTTGGGCTTTCAGGCTGAGAGGGCCCAGCGTGATGCTGGATCTACTCTGCCCattacaaagctttgtaggtGAAGCTTAACCTGCTATAAGATGTGTGGGGCCCAGCGTGATGCTTGCATGACATCCACTCTGCCCATCCCCTTCGTCTTCGCTttgccacccaaaaatcaggatgacccaaaactcgggtgggccacaccatttgaaatCACACCTAAACCCTTTAAAATCACGTGATGTGCTGCCTATCTTTTggaatgacctgatttttggagtgtagattcatcttggtggggcctatctactgcatggattagatggaatataaagAACACGGTAGACCGCACGCAACATCGGGAACATTTTACATGGTCTGCATCCCCATCTCAGTTCAGTTTTCAATGGCCGGCCTTCTctccggtgtggcccacctcagttttggaTCGTTCTGATTTTTGGGTTCCTAAACATCAGTTAACGCGCATGGACGGGTTGCAGGACATACACATATTactttgggccccacacactTCCATTTTCCCATGTATTCCTTGTTATTTCAGTGTTAAAAGTATaaccctcttctttttttttctttctttttctttttgtttcagGCTGGAAAAAGTAGACCTAAAATGCAAATACAGTAGAGCAAAGATCACGGGAACATTGGTGTGCCTTGCTGGGGCCCTATCTATTAGCTTCTTGCAAGGCCCATCAATCTCATCAGCACCCGCCGCTCATCATGGGTCCCAATTCCTAAATAGCCTCTCCAATGAGGCCACTGAGAAGAACAGGATCATGGGCTGCATGTATCTCTTAGCAGCAGTAGTGGCAGTATCATGTACAATGGTCTTGCAGGTATGATTTCCAATTCCTAGTGTATGTCCTAATGAAACAATCTACATTAGAAAGATCACCATCGAACCATTACATCAAGGAAGTTGGTGGGCCTTACCACTTAATCACCATTGGATCATTATCCAATTGGGACCATTCTGTTATAATAAACGGCTCCGATGCATGCAATCTATACATCGAATTGCTCTTATCAATCTAAATTCCAAATTTGTATCTCTCAGGCTTCGACGTTGGCCGAATTCCCTGCACCATTAACTCTATGCTCTGTAACATCTTTGATTGGCACTTTTCTAACCGGTGTTTTGCAATTCATCCAAGAAGGGAAAATAGAGATTGGTACACCTTTATTGACCGTTGGAACTCTTGTGGGCCTCTCTGCACTGGTAAgacatttctctcttctttcagAGATTGTTACTAATTTCCTCATCAAAAcacatcataatcatcatcagtTCATCACTGTAGTCATGATATCACCAACATGACACGTGTGCATGATCTGAGAGcttatcaggtggaccccaccatttagatGCTCTTTTGTATCATATGCCAATGTGCTAAATACATGCAAGAATCACATATGTTGGAATATAAAACAAACAGCCGTTACAATAAAGTAATTGAGATCCAAACAGACCGTAATTGGATTCGTACATAACTTGGGTGATAACCAAACGGGCCATTGTCGGGTTTCTTTAGGAATTGAAGCATGCCATgtaagaagtgggccatgcaGTGTTACACAACATCAGAGCCGTCCAAAATCAGGCGACTTATGTGTACTAGATACCCTGTTAACGTGATTGTTCTAACCTTGGGAAATTACAGGGTGGAAGTTGGAGTGGTCTATGCATTGCATTTCAAGCATGGTCAGTGAGGAAAAGAGGGCCTGTCCTGGTTTCTGCTTTCAGCCCCATTGGAACCGTTTGCACCGCCATTCTCTCTGCCCTAACACTTGGCGAGGCCATCACTGTAGGAAGGTAAGTTCATTTGTCCAGGTCTCATCTGACCCATTTATTATAATGGTATCCCCTCACATATGCGGCATAGATGTACCTCAATCCGAGCTGTTCATTTCATGAACACCATTGTAGATGGTATATAATCCAAAAATTACACTGAACGGGTGATCCTAACTGTCCAAATTGTCAGCCACTCTTAGCAAATGAATGATCATTAGTTGATGGTTATGATTTCCtatccaaagtgggcctcatgaatCAGACAGTTTAACTTGAGGTGCACGCATCTTATGTGTACAATGGTTGTATACCCCATACCATGGTTTCAATCATTCTACTCGTCTAtacatatggtatggcccacccacctaggttctgtatacggctgatttttgggatatcccataacctaaggggggacccatcaaatgcactatgcgctcgacctcacgagtccgtcccatgaggtcgagctttgtgggccctaccgtgatgcgttttAAACATCTaatccatcagtcagatgcaccattccatcgtgggcctaggtctcaaaaataaagtcaatctgtgacttgtgtgggccacaccacatacaaaagtggggaggggccgtgcaccattaaaacattcataatcagttttttgggcaaACCgaaatgtggtttgcaaatccagcccatccattatgtgtgtcccactttcatgatggttcagaccaagtttcagcagcattaaaaactcaggtgggccccaccaagtgcttttatatgttctaacggtgtttcacatgattttagacggtatggcccacctgagttccatatacggctgatgtTTGGAATATCTTATAATTTAGAaagtacccatcaaatgcacggtgttgatggtcgacacgcatcacgatggggcccacacagctcgacctcatgggagctaatagtaaggtcgagcgcatagtaccttttcccgtgtgtgtgtgtgtgtatatatatgcgtttggatgcacaggtGAATTGTATTCTGAATTACCcaaaattataaagaaaattgGGTAAAAGTAATGATCATTGCTCACATAGCCCTCAGTAATTACATTTCTTTCAggtaatgtaattgcaatttggagcctgcACCTATATATGAATATTAAAGCAAATTACAATTTGGTTTTGTATACTTGTGGTAGGCCAATAATTACAATTCAAtttaatagtgcatccaaacacacccaaaacaaCATTTAGTTATCGTACGTTGTAAATGGAGTATCATTTTGCAGTATCATTGGAATGTTGCTAATGTTTGGCGGACTCTATTTCGTGTTGTGggcaaaaaagaaagaagggtacAACTTCATGGAAGACGAGTCAGAAATTCATGACACCAAGAAGCTCCTTTTGAGTTAATCTCCTTCTTTAATGTGATTAGCTCATGCAATTTGTATAATACATGTCATTTTAACTTTTAAGTTATGGTTAGCAGAtagcaattttcaaaaaatttcactTTGTAATTAAATCATAGTAATGTTTAAATCATGCTTGGGCCGAGCTTTAGTAGAAATATTGGGAGTGGCCCATTTTATCAGCCACATGTACAATCAACGGTCATTTATTGTGGACCCAGGCTCAACCGATGGGTCCATGCTACGGACCAATGTCTGAACCGTGTTGGGCAGAGACCTGGAACCCACCAGGCCTGACTCTCGTATCCGTTGGGTCTTTACAAGCCCAGGTTTATATTACTGGCCCATGGCATTGGCCAAATCATACACCAAACTCTGATATTTATGAGTAGATGGGCTTGATTTTGGCTATGGCAATTtccaaagtgggccctacctgatGAGCGGCCTCGATCAGAAGATGGATCGAGTATATGTATGTTCAGTCATCTCTTCAATCTCTCATTGTGGAAATTGGTGCActgcctgtttggtagacacgtaaaaataagttcatctcattttagttactcTTAATTGTGTATTAAAGATGATGATGGTTGGTTATAGAGATTATTTTTAGGTgtctgccaaacaggcccttagaattTCTAATAATCATAATGAATATATTATCTTAGACATAGAAACCAAATAATAGTGCTTTTGTTAATCAAATACGAATGTCAGCTATGAGCCTACATGGCCAGCGAAGTATATAGAAAATAATATgattataatattaaaaaataaaaaaactccaaTAGCCTTCCCTAAAATGATGAACAGATAAGTGTGATTAGACAATCATGTCCG
Coding sequences within:
- the LOC131232874 gene encoding WAT1-related protein At5g47470-like isoform X3 produces the protein MAAWPPPLSCLLGQSTSKIWYCHRSKWPSEFNPKLLIQFVLIAFGGVTAFPALMLMGIKETSPAIASAMPNLAPGLIFVIAWCLRLEKVDLKCKYSRAKITGTLVCLAGALSISFLQGPSISSAPAAHHGSQFLNSLSNEATEKNRIMGCMYLLAAVVAVSCTMVLQASTLAEFPAPLTLCSVTSLIGTFLTGVLQFIQEGKIEIGTPLLTVGTLVGLSALGGSWSGLCIAFQAWSVRKRGPVLVSAFSPIGTVCTAILSALTLGEAITVGSIIGMLLMFGGLYFVLWAKKKEGYNFMEDESEIHDTKKLLLS
- the LOC131232874 gene encoding WAT1-related protein At5g47470-like isoform X1, whose product is MSGFPRNEFMEEFAIVAGLITMQVIYAVYGVFMSRLLSIGLSPLFLIIYGSLATSFILSPWAVYFEKSKWPSEFNPKLLIQFVLIAFGGVTAFPALMLMGIKETSPAIASAMPNLAPGLIFVIAWCLRLEKVDLKCKYSRAKITGTLVCLAGALSISFLQGPSISSAPAAHHGSQFLNSLSNEATEKNRIMGCMYLLAAVVAVSCTMVLQASTLAEFPAPLTLCSVTSLIGTFLTGVLQFIQEGKIEIGTPLLTVGTLVGLSALGGSWSGLCIAFQAWSVRKRGPVLVSAFSPIGTVCTAILSALTLGEAITVGSIIGMLLMFGGLYFVLWAKKKEGYNFMEDESEIHDTKKLLLS
- the LOC131232874 gene encoding WAT1-related protein At5g47470-like isoform X4 — encoded protein: MSGFPRNEFMEEFAIVAGLITMQVIYAVYGVFMSRLLSIGLSPLFLIIYGSLATSFILSPWAVYFEKSKWPSEFNPKLLIQFVLIAFGGVTAFPALMLMGIKETSPAIASAMPNLAPGLIFVIAWCLRLEKVDLKCKYSRAKITGTLVCLAGALSISFLQGPSISSAPAAHHGSQFLNSLSNEATEKNRIMGCMYLLAAVVAVSCTMVLQASTLAEFPAPLTLCSVTSLIGTFLTGVLQFIQEGKIEIGTPLLTVGTLVGLSALYHWNVANVWRTLFRVVGKKERRVQLHGRRVRNS
- the LOC131232874 gene encoding WAT1-related protein At5g47470-like isoform X2, which gives rise to MSGFPRNEFMEEFAIVAGLITMQVIYAVYGVFMSRLLSIGLSPLFLIIYGSLATSFILSPWAVYFEKVTAFPALMLMGIKETSPAIASAMPNLAPGLIFVIAWCLRLEKVDLKCKYSRAKITGTLVCLAGALSISFLQGPSISSAPAAHHGSQFLNSLSNEATEKNRIMGCMYLLAAVVAVSCTMVLQASTLAEFPAPLTLCSVTSLIGTFLTGVLQFIQEGKIEIGTPLLTVGTLVGLSALGGSWSGLCIAFQAWSVRKRGPVLVSAFSPIGTVCTAILSALTLGEAITVGSIIGMLLMFGGLYFVLWAKKKEGYNFMEDESEIHDTKKLLLS